Genomic DNA from Candidatus Atribacteria bacterium:
AAGGAAGGAAGTAGCTGGCCCTATTCCTGCTCCGCGTTTATAGATTCCTGCAAAAAGAGGTAAGACTGTGCAGGAACAAACCGCCAGTATGGTTCCGGAAATCGAGGCAATTGAATAACTGATAAATTTATTAGTCTCTGCGCCAAAATATTTTATAATATTTTCTTGACTGATAAAATTGGCAATTGCCCCGGCAATAAAAAATGCGGGAATCAAACATAATAATACATGTTTTTGTGCATACTCCTGGGCCATTAATAAAGATTCTAATAATACTTGTGGCATTTCGAAATGACCAAATGGCATATAATAAAAAAAAGTAAATACTCCAGAAATAATTAAAAAATTATATTTTTTCTTCATTGTTTCCTTTTCTATTTTCTCTAAGTAATATATGAGCATATTATCATGTATGCATATTATTGTCAATATGCCATGTATAAAATATCGAAAAAAACAACAATACCTTCCACTAGCATATTAAAAGTAAATCATAATATTTTATTTTTCATAAAAAGAGGATTTTTACTATTTTTGCAGTATAGATAAGGTAAGATGAAAATTACTAATTGATTATAAATATATCCTAAGAAGGAAACAGCGAATGAAAAGATCGTAAAAGAAAGGAAGGATCAAGCTCGATGAAGGAAGATAAAAAGTTAGTTGCTTATTGCGGACTTTATTGTGGAGATTGTGTCAATTATAAGGGAGAGATTGCAGATTTAGCCAGAGATCTGAGGAAAAAATTAAGACAAGAAAAGTTTGACCGTGTCTCCAAGGGGTTAACTAAATACTTTAAAGAATTTAAAGACTATGAACAATGTTATACTGTTTTGGGCGCAATGGTAAGGTTACGTTGTAGTAAAGTTTGTAGAGATGGAGGCGGGCCGCCATTTTGTAAAATTAAAAAATGTTGTGAA
This window encodes:
- a CDS encoding DUF3795 domain-containing protein, yielding MKEDKKLVAYCGLYCGDCVNYKGEIADLARDLRKKLRQEKFDRVSKGLTKYFKEFKDYEQCYTVLGAMVRLRCSKVCRDGGGPPFCKIKKCCEKKNILGCWECEEFETCTKLNFLKPIHEDAHLKNLRKIKKQGTEKFIHGKRYS